The following are encoded in a window of Allosphingosinicella indica genomic DNA:
- the flgC gene encoding flagellar basal body rod protein FlgC, whose protein sequence is MNVFDIAGRAMSAQLLRLNTTASNLANAGSIAGSKDAAFRSLKPVFQSVTDQPGVATVKVDRVVQAQVEPTMRHSPGHPLADKDGNVWEAGVDTAAELVEMVEAARQYQNNVQVLQTAKSLTLDTLKLGQ, encoded by the coding sequence ATGAACGTCTTCGATATCGCAGGCCGCGCGATGAGCGCGCAGCTCCTGCGTTTGAACACCACCGCGTCGAATCTCGCCAACGCCGGATCGATCGCGGGCAGCAAGGATGCCGCGTTCCGTTCACTGAAGCCGGTGTTCCAGTCGGTCACCGACCAGCCGGGCGTCGCCACCGTCAAGGTGGATCGCGTCGTCCAGGCGCAGGTCGAGCCGACGATGCGCCATTCGCCCGGCCACCCGCTCGCCGACAAAGACGGCAACGTGTGGGAAGCCGGCGTCGATACTGCCGCGGAGCTCGTCGAGATGGTCGAGGCCGCGCGCCAGTACCAGAACAATGTGCAGGTCCTCCAGACCGCCAAGTCCCTCACCCTCGATACGCTGAAGCTGGGCCAATGA
- the flgB gene encoding flagellar basal body rod protein FlgB — translation MADGNSLFGVHGAALAVRSQRLSLLASNIANAATPGYKARDLDFETAMKQVSNGMGANQAAENSVGYRIPISPSLDGNTVELSTEQTLFAENAVQYRTSLAFLEGRISTLKRALKGE, via the coding sequence ATGGCAGACGGAAATTCCCTGTTCGGGGTTCACGGCGCGGCCTTGGCGGTGCGCTCGCAGCGCCTGTCGCTGCTCGCCTCGAACATCGCGAACGCGGCGACGCCCGGCTACAAAGCGCGCGACCTCGATTTCGAGACGGCGATGAAGCAGGTCTCGAACGGGATGGGCGCCAACCAGGCGGCCGAAAATTCCGTCGGCTACCGCATCCCGATCTCGCCTTCGCTCGACGGCAATACGGTCGAGCTGTCCACCGAGCAGACGCTCTTCGCCGAGAATGCCGTGCAGTACCGCACGTCGCTCGCCTTCCTCGAAGGCCGCATCTCGACGCTCAAGCGCGCGCTGAAGGGGGAGTGA
- a CDS encoding motility protein A — MIQWAVRLFDPLSFLLVAGGALMIAIVRHSRHDLWRAFGALRPLFRDDPERDADAARHAVRQIAHIADLKGTVCADRVRGAGAFVRRAAIQLANSHTPDDFREWADHDLSRRAARHAGAASFWRAIADAAPSAGMIGTVIGLIGMFAAMEDPARMGAPMALALLTTLYGLLFSAVIAGPIAARLERLSEAELAWQRAVIDKLDTLARAEALAIHPAHPAHRLLRVAG, encoded by the coding sequence GTGATCCAGTGGGCGGTGCGTTTGTTCGATCCGCTCTCCTTCCTCCTCGTCGCGGGCGGTGCGCTGATGATCGCGATCGTCCGCCACAGCCGCCACGATCTGTGGCGTGCGTTCGGCGCCCTCCGGCCGCTGTTCCGCGATGACCCCGAACGCGATGCCGATGCCGCGCGCCACGCCGTCCGGCAGATCGCCCACATCGCCGATTTGAAAGGCACGGTCTGCGCAGACCGCGTGCGCGGAGCAGGCGCCTTCGTGCGCCGTGCCGCCATCCAGCTTGCCAATTCCCACACGCCGGATGATTTCCGCGAATGGGCGGATCATGATTTGTCGCGCCGCGCCGCGCGTCACGCCGGCGCCGCGTCCTTCTGGCGCGCGATCGCCGATGCCGCGCCCTCGGCGGGGATGATCGGCACGGTGATCGGTCTCATCGGCATGTTCGCGGCGATGGAGGATCCCGCGCGGATGGGCGCGCCGATGGCGCTCGCCTTGCTCACCACGCTCTACGGGCTGCTGTTCTCGGCGGTGATCGCCGGGCCGATCGCGGCACGGCTCGAGCGTTTGTCGGAGGCCGAGCTCGCCTGGCAGCGCGCTGTGATCGACAAGCTCGACACCCTTGCGCGTGCCGAGGCACTGGCGATTCACCCGGCGCATCCCGCACACCGATTGCTGCGAGTCGCGGGATGA
- a CDS encoding flagellar motor protein MotB, protein MTGRAVPRWALSFADLMLLLLCFFVMLYASTANMRDVAASTRAAFGGEASAAALLDGDAAAMFEPGEARLVAPARERLRAIGARAHTSGWTLTVESIGRDATTRRFDGWELAAARAAAVVRGLQAGGLAEDRVEIAMPSRGPETGQRLTIRH, encoded by the coding sequence ATGACTGGCCGCGCGGTGCCGCGCTGGGCGCTGAGCTTCGCCGATCTGATGCTTCTGCTGCTCTGCTTCTTCGTTATGCTCTATGCGAGCACGGCGAACATGCGCGATGTCGCGGCGAGCACGCGTGCAGCCTTCGGCGGCGAGGCATCGGCCGCGGCGCTTCTCGACGGCGATGCGGCTGCCATGTTCGAGCCGGGCGAGGCGCGCCTTGTCGCTCCCGCGCGCGAGCGTCTGCGCGCGATAGGCGCTCGGGCGCACACGTCCGGCTGGACGCTGACCGTCGAAAGCATCGGCCGTGACGCCACCACGCGCCGCTTCGACGGGTGGGAGCTGGCGGCAGCGCGTGCTGCTGCCGTCGTGCGCGGCCTGCAGGCGGGCGGTCTCGCCGAGGATCGCGTCGAGATCGCTATGCCCTCGCGCGGTCCGGAGACGGGGCAGCGCCTGACCATCCGGCACTAA
- a CDS encoding flagella basal body P-ring formation protein FlgA, whose product MTTVFRRAPLAAILLAAPALAAGGFQDLDALEIQTVATLGAGIGEPGGPARPIDRRLKLAACPGMVSIDPGQLGAATLRCEALGWRIRVPLMRDTQAAVVMAAKTEPVIRRGDQVELVALAGSFQVSTLATAEQDGAPGDRIRLRTDRKTAVSGQVLADGRVALPGFK is encoded by the coding sequence ATGACGACGGTTTTCCGACGCGCGCCGCTGGCCGCCATCCTGCTCGCCGCGCCCGCGCTGGCTGCAGGCGGCTTCCAGGATCTGGACGCGCTCGAAATCCAGACGGTCGCGACGCTGGGCGCCGGCATCGGCGAGCCGGGCGGTCCCGCCCGCCCGATCGACCGCCGCCTCAAGCTCGCCGCCTGCCCAGGCATGGTATCGATCGATCCGGGGCAGCTCGGTGCGGCGACCTTGCGCTGCGAAGCGCTCGGCTGGCGTATCCGCGTGCCGCTGATGCGCGACACGCAGGCCGCAGTCGTCATGGCGGCGAAGACCGAGCCGGTCATCCGTCGCGGCGATCAGGTCGAGCTCGTCGCGCTGGCCGGCAGCTTCCAGGTCAGCACGCTCGCCACCGCCGAACAGGACGGCGCGCCGGGCGATCGCATTCGCCTGCGCACCGATCGCAAGACCGCCGTTTCCGGCCAGGTTTTGGCCGACGGCCGCGTCGCGTTACCGGGATTTAAGTAA
- the flgM gene encoding flagellar biosynthesis anti-sigma factor FlgM, whose product MIDGLGRVGAGRVEPARVALDKTQASAKAGDALAQGASGAPATAAATLAQSGPPVDSAKVAAIRAAIAEGRYPVDADRIAERMIALDLPERFSA is encoded by the coding sequence ATGATCGACGGATTGGGCAGGGTCGGAGCCGGACGGGTCGAACCCGCCCGCGTTGCGCTCGACAAGACGCAGGCTTCGGCAAAGGCCGGTGATGCGCTGGCGCAGGGCGCTTCGGGCGCACCGGCGACCGCGGCGGCGACGCTCGCGCAGTCGGGCCCGCCGGTGGACTCCGCGAAGGTCGCGGCAATCCGCGCTGCGATCGCCGAGGGCCGCTACCCGGTCGATGCCGACCGGATCGCCGAGCGCATGATCGCGCTCGATCTGCCGGAGCGTTTCAGCGCATGA
- a CDS encoding transglycosylase SLT domain-containing protein, protein MSTGYVSFPTTRDTFAGADGRIGGAIARAAERTGVDFSYLFHQAKIESSLNPNARARTSSATGLFQFIDQTWLATVKKHGSEHGLGWAADGIRQGSNGRYHVADPGLRSAILDLRRDPEAASAMAGEFAADNQQYLERRLDRPVESVDLYLAHFLGAGGAAKFLQAHDANPQASAASIFPAAARTNRGVFFNRDGSARSFAEVRDRFAAKLGGEGGPLPSRGPALEQSAEVRMAALETGAMAGQRTAPTPQYARLAYLMLAQLGA, encoded by the coding sequence ATGAGCACTGGTTACGTCAGCTTTCCGACGACACGCGACACTTTCGCCGGCGCCGATGGGCGCATCGGCGGGGCGATCGCGCGCGCCGCCGAGCGCACCGGCGTCGATTTCTCCTACCTGTTCCATCAAGCGAAGATCGAAAGCAGCCTCAACCCGAACGCGCGCGCCCGCACGTCGAGCGCGACGGGCCTCTTCCAGTTCATTGACCAGACCTGGCTCGCCACCGTCAAGAAGCACGGATCGGAGCATGGTCTCGGCTGGGCGGCGGACGGCATCCGTCAGGGATCGAACGGCCGCTATCACGTCGCCGATCCCGGCCTGCGCAGCGCGATCCTCGATCTGCGCCGCGATCCCGAGGCCGCTTCGGCGATGGCGGGTGAGTTCGCCGCCGACAACCAGCAGTATCTCGAACGGCGCCTCGACCGCCCGGTGGAATCGGTCGATCTCTATCTCGCCCATTTCCTGGGCGCCGGCGGCGCCGCGAAATTCCTTCAAGCGCATGACGCCAACCCGCAAGCCTCGGCCGCATCGATCTTCCCGGCCGCCGCGCGCACCAACCGCGGCGTCTTTTTCAACCGTGACGGCTCGGCGCGCAGCTTCGCCGAAGTGCGCGATCGCTTCGCCGCCAAGCTGGGCGGGGAGGGCGGTCCGCTGCCCTCGCGCGGGCCGGCGCTCGAACAATCGGCCGAGGTCCGCATGGCGGCGCTCGAGACCGGCGCGATGGCCGGCCAGCGCACCGCCCCGACGCCGCAATATGCGCGGCTCGCTTATCTCATGCTCGCGCAGCTCGGAGCGTAA
- the flhA gene encoding flagellar biosynthesis protein FlhA — protein MATAPVNRAIWVSAAKGAILPIAALLLITLMVVPIPAFLLDVGFVANIMISLAVLMVALNAAKPLDFSSFPTVLLFATLFRLGLNVASTRVVLVDGHTGHDAAGQVIAAFGNFLIGGDYAVGIFVFAILMIINLVVITKGAGRVSEVSARFTLDAMPGKQMAIDADLNAGLLTPDEAKLRRQEVATEADFYGSMDGASKFVKGDAIAGVLILVINIVGGLVLGTVSHGLSLGQAAETYVLLAIGDALVACVPALLLSIAAASIVTRVSSPLDLSGQIASQFGSARAWTPVAAILAFLGVLPGMPHFVILPAAALAGFAAWKLKGKADEAALADEAEPALPAVNPSVIGWEEVSDGAALSLELGYGLVSLVDERKGAPLMARITGIRRQLSRELGFVVPMVRVRDNLALGPNSYRISVAGVACGEDEIWPEDLLALDSGDLLSTIDGRIARDPTFGLDAVWIAPAQRADAVVAGYTVVDPPTVVATHLNHIVQCCAAELFGMDEAQKLLDALKEVSPQLVAGLTPQPLPLASIAALCRSLLAERVPLKDFRRIAEAMVDAARDESDPVQLVEAVRQRIGALIIQTIVPVKMPLPVLTLDTGLESLLNQAVRAGKDAVHPIEPGLAQKIVQAVSEAAGPLLGEARRFAMVTSPVARRALARLLGPHIPDVPVLSFLEIPDGKPVEVVAVVGGNANQALLPMEATA, from the coding sequence ATGGCCACTGCTCCCGTCAACCGTGCGATCTGGGTGAGCGCCGCCAAGGGCGCCATCCTGCCCATCGCCGCGCTGCTGCTCATCACTCTGATGGTCGTGCCGATCCCGGCGTTCCTGCTGGACGTCGGCTTCGTCGCCAACATCATGATCAGCCTCGCGGTGCTGATGGTGGCGCTGAACGCCGCCAAGCCGCTCGATTTCTCGTCCTTCCCGACGGTGCTGCTGTTCGCCACCCTGTTCCGCCTCGGCCTCAACGTCGCCTCGACGCGCGTGGTGCTCGTCGACGGGCACACCGGCCACGATGCTGCAGGTCAGGTGATCGCGGCGTTCGGCAATTTCCTCATCGGCGGCGATTATGCCGTCGGCATCTTCGTCTTCGCGATCCTGATGATCATCAACCTAGTGGTCATCACCAAGGGCGCAGGCCGCGTCTCGGAAGTCAGCGCGCGCTTCACCCTCGATGCGATGCCCGGCAAGCAGATGGCGATCGACGCCGATCTCAACGCCGGCCTGCTTACTCCGGACGAAGCCAAGCTCCGCCGCCAGGAGGTCGCCACCGAAGCGGACTTCTACGGCTCGATGGACGGTGCGTCGAAGTTCGTGAAGGGCGACGCCATCGCGGGCGTGCTCATTCTCGTGATCAATATCGTTGGCGGCCTGGTGCTGGGCACCGTCAGCCACGGCCTGTCGCTGGGTCAGGCGGCCGAAACCTATGTGCTGCTCGCGATCGGCGATGCGCTGGTCGCCTGCGTTCCCGCGCTGCTGCTCTCGATCGCCGCCGCCTCGATCGTCACCCGCGTCTCCTCGCCGCTCGATCTCTCGGGCCAGATCGCCAGCCAGTTCGGCTCGGCGCGCGCCTGGACCCCGGTCGCCGCAATCCTCGCTTTCCTCGGCGTGCTTCCAGGCATGCCGCACTTCGTGATCCTGCCCGCCGCGGCGCTCGCCGGCTTTGCCGCGTGGAAGCTCAAGGGCAAAGCCGACGAAGCAGCCTTGGCCGACGAGGCGGAACCTGCGCTCCCCGCGGTCAACCCCAGCGTCATCGGCTGGGAGGAAGTTTCCGACGGCGCGGCGCTGAGCCTGGAACTCGGCTACGGCCTCGTCAGCCTCGTCGACGAGCGCAAGGGCGCGCCGTTGATGGCCCGCATCACCGGCATCCGCCGCCAGCTCAGCCGCGAACTCGGCTTCGTGGTGCCGATGGTCCGCGTGCGCGACAATCTCGCGCTCGGCCCCAACAGCTATCGCATCAGCGTCGCCGGCGTGGCCTGCGGCGAGGACGAGATCTGGCCGGAGGATCTGCTCGCGCTGGATTCGGGCGATCTCCTCTCGACGATCGACGGCCGTATCGCGCGCGATCCCACCTTCGGCCTCGATGCCGTCTGGATCGCACCTGCGCAGCGTGCCGATGCGGTGGTGGCGGGCTACACCGTCGTCGATCCGCCGACCGTGGTCGCGACCCATCTCAATCACATCGTCCAGTGCTGCGCGGCCGAGCTGTTCGGCATGGACGAGGCGCAGAAACTGCTCGACGCGCTGAAGGAAGTCTCGCCGCAGCTCGTCGCCGGCCTCACGCCGCAGCCGCTGCCGCTGGCGTCGATCGCCGCGCTCTGCCGCTCGCTGCTCGCCGAGCGCGTGCCCCTCAAGGATTTCCGCCGCATCGCCGAGGCGATGGTCGATGCCGCCCGCGACGAAAGCGATCCGGTGCAGCTCGTCGAGGCGGTCCGCCAGCGGATCGGCGCGCTCATCATCCAGACGATCGTGCCTGTGAAGATGCCGCTCCCCGTGCTGACGCTCGACACCGGTCTCGAAAGCCTGCTCAACCAGGCGGTGCGCGCCGGCAAGGACGCGGTCCACCCGATCGAGCCCGGGCTTGCGCAGAAGATCGTCCAGGCGGTCAGCGAAGCTGCCGGCCCGTTGCTCGGCGAGGCGCGCCGCTTCGCGATGGTCACTTCGCCGGTCGCGCGCCGCGCGCTCGCCCGTCTGCTCGGCCCGCACATCCCCGATGTGCCGGTGCTCTCCTTCCTCGAAATTCCCGACGGCAAGCCCGTCGAGGTTGTCGCCGTCGTCGGCGGCAATGCGAACCAGGCCCTGCTGCCTATGGAGGCGACTGCGTGA
- a CDS encoding MinD/ParA family protein yields MNFRRDRNARVICVTSGKGGVGKTNVSVNLATALAAMGRKTMLVDGDVGLANANILLGLNAPTTIADLITRNACMKDVVIEGPSGLCVVPGHSGSGVSLAMPASDRRRLAEAFRPYADRLDHIVVDTASGIHAETLELVADSDTVLLVLNDEPTAFMDAYAMVKVLASDHGCAEIAIVTNMVASDHSGRELFRHFKEVVRRFLRVDLVHLGSVPRDNHVREAVFRKRCLVEAFPGARASVAFNKLARRFVDRVTPPTIGGHRFFGLEEALSGAC; encoded by the coding sequence GTGAACTTTCGTCGTGACCGGAATGCCCGCGTGATTTGCGTGACGAGCGGCAAGGGAGGCGTCGGCAAGACCAACGTCAGCGTCAATCTTGCGACCGCGCTCGCCGCGATGGGCCGCAAGACGATGCTGGTCGATGGCGATGTCGGCCTCGCCAATGCCAACATCCTCCTCGGCCTCAATGCGCCGACCACGATCGCCGATCTCATCACGCGCAATGCGTGCATGAAGGACGTGGTGATCGAAGGACCGTCGGGCCTGTGCGTCGTTCCCGGCCACAGCGGCAGCGGCGTCAGCCTTGCGATGCCCGCGTCGGACCGCCGCCGGCTCGCCGAGGCCTTCCGGCCCTATGCCGACCGGCTCGATCATATCGTCGTCGATACCGCATCGGGCATACATGCCGAGACGCTCGAGCTGGTCGCCGATTCCGATACCGTGCTCCTCGTCCTCAACGACGAGCCGACCGCCTTCATGGACGCCTATGCGATGGTGAAGGTGCTCGCCTCCGATCACGGCTGCGCCGAGATCGCGATCGTCACCAACATGGTCGCGAGCGATCATAGCGGGCGCGAGCTGTTTCGCCATTTCAAGGAAGTGGTGCGCCGCTTCCTGCGCGTCGATCTCGTCCACCTGGGCTCCGTCCCGCGCGACAATCACGTGCGCGAGGCGGTGTTCCGCAAACGCTGCCTGGTCGAAGCCTTTCCGGGCGCCCGCGCGAGCGTCGCCTTCAACAAGCTCGCGCGGCGGTTCGTCGATCGCGTCACGCCGCCGACGATCGGCGGTCATCGTTTCTTCGGGCTGGAGGAGGCGTTGAGTGGCGCTTGCTGA
- a CDS encoding sigma-70 family RNA polymerase sigma factor: MALAESRYEPVATYQRRPSKPTPESLVRGHMALVRKIAWHVHGRVSSAIEVEDLVQIGMIALVEAANGYDDRGHAFATYASMRIRGAMIDHLRRQATICRSAMVRRREMEATRKRLEARLGRSPDEAEMAAEMNLDAVAYREMVDETQSVHQESLDEVYSDHSMWFADVEDRADEQLEQGALRKAIAEGIRSLPERDGMVLQLYFVEEMNLEEIGQTLGIGAARVCQIKKAALDKLRANLADWT, from the coding sequence GTGGCGCTTGCTGAATCCCGCTACGAGCCGGTCGCGACCTATCAGCGCCGCCCGTCCAAACCGACGCCGGAAAGCCTGGTGCGCGGCCACATGGCGCTCGTCCGCAAGATCGCCTGGCACGTCCACGGCCGCGTTTCGAGCGCGATCGAGGTCGAGGATCTCGTCCAGATCGGCATGATCGCGCTGGTCGAGGCGGCGAACGGCTACGATGATCGCGGCCACGCCTTTGCAACCTATGCCTCGATGCGCATCCGCGGTGCGATGATCGATCATCTGCGCCGCCAGGCGACGATCTGCCGTTCGGCCATGGTCCGCCGCCGTGAGATGGAAGCGACCCGCAAGCGCCTCGAAGCGCGGCTCGGCCGATCGCCCGATGAAGCGGAGATGGCGGCCGAGATGAACCTCGACGCCGTCGCTTATCGCGAGATGGTCGATGAAACGCAGTCGGTCCACCAGGAATCGCTCGACGAAGTCTATTCCGATCATTCGATGTGGTTCGCCGATGTCGAGGATCGTGCCGACGAGCAATTGGAGCAGGGCGCGCTGCGCAAGGCGATTGCCGAGGGCATCCGCTCGCTCCCCGAGCGCGACGGCATGGTGCTCCAGCTCTATTTCGTTGAGGAAATGAACCTCGAGGAAATCGGCCAGACGCTCGGCATCGGCGCCGCGCGCGTCTGCCAGATCAAGAAGGCCGCGCTCGACAAGCTGCGCGCCAATCTCGCCGACTGGACCTGA
- a CDS encoding HAD family hydrolase, with protein MKTSVRAHQIAGLLDQAPEGVRVLSLDCFDTLLWRNTHAPHDVFADLELEGGAVWPRMRAENRARRASRVSAQGEVTIEDIYRQMWPSADEAAITAAIDTELDAEARHCFGFAPTADLIRAAKAKGMQIVVVSDTYLNEPQLRTLIGRAAGDEVAGLIDRIFCSCEYGVNKHDGLFEHVLGALGVPGEAVLHVGDNKAADQDGPEPFGVHTAHLVQFDAECVQRLRMEAAAASLIDDRIRSTAPAYQPHRAQIALRENDDPVWALGHDVLGPVMHAFAAWVKDEAAEMAERTGKPVKLLFLLRDGYLPQRVFEAAFGAAGAAVEISRFTARKASFDGPAAITNFLTGQNDHGRLDILGRQMLLSNVEAMKLCDNRGGKAGQRLFAKNALHPRNVAKVVERSSAFAERLCAHVRNVGGVEDGDAVMLVDLGYNGTVQNMIQPVLEERMNLTVAGRYLLLREESFSGLDKKGFFDQRHYDHRVLHALSGPIAVIEQICTIEQGSVVDYAPDGEARRKASDVKGGQNDTRDRIQEACVAFAGEVGAGFLTAPKSDDAECRRAMAGAILARLLFLPTASEVELFQRFHHDVNLGTSDLVQMLDIDASTSGLRRRGPSYLNDAYRIYLPGELQPHGLPLNLALFSVQRFGIDLRTSDFQVGQVSFPAFVADNKSQTTIRVSAHPTHDGYYLATVPVGAGRFAVGIQLGALCEWVQIDEVGFYPVDGFIPQKEGERATMLPAEVVRDGMHEQASGLFRCDAGALMLTPPPAKVSEPHLLSIVFRPLVWREVAEMKQAA; from the coding sequence ATGAAGACCTCCGTCCGCGCCCATCAGATCGCCGGCTTGCTCGATCAGGCCCCCGAGGGCGTTCGCGTGCTTTCGCTCGACTGTTTCGACACCTTGCTGTGGCGCAACACCCATGCGCCGCACGACGTGTTCGCCGATCTCGAGCTGGAAGGCGGCGCCGTCTGGCCGCGGATGCGCGCCGAGAACCGCGCGCGTCGTGCGTCGCGGGTGAGCGCGCAGGGCGAGGTCACGATCGAGGATATCTATCGCCAGATGTGGCCGTCCGCCGATGAGGCGGCGATCACTGCTGCGATCGATACCGAACTCGATGCCGAGGCGCGCCACTGCTTCGGCTTCGCACCCACCGCCGATCTGATCCGCGCCGCCAAGGCGAAGGGCATGCAGATCGTCGTCGTCAGCGACACCTATCTCAACGAGCCGCAGCTCCGCACCCTCATTGGGCGCGCCGCGGGTGACGAGGTCGCCGGGCTGATCGATCGCATCTTCTGTTCGTGCGAATATGGCGTGAACAAGCATGACGGCCTGTTCGAGCATGTCCTCGGCGCGCTCGGCGTTCCTGGCGAAGCTGTGCTCCACGTCGGCGACAACAAGGCGGCGGACCAGGATGGCCCCGAGCCGTTCGGCGTCCACACCGCGCACCTCGTCCAGTTCGACGCCGAATGCGTCCAGCGCCTCCGCATGGAAGCCGCGGCGGCGTCGCTGATCGACGATCGCATCCGCTCGACCGCTCCGGCCTATCAGCCGCACCGCGCACAGATCGCGCTGCGCGAGAATGACGATCCGGTCTGGGCGCTCGGCCACGACGTGCTCGGCCCGGTGATGCACGCCTTCGCCGCATGGGTGAAGGACGAGGCCGCCGAAATGGCGGAGCGGACCGGCAAGCCGGTGAAGCTGCTGTTCCTGCTCCGCGACGGTTACCTTCCCCAGCGCGTGTTCGAAGCCGCATTCGGCGCGGCCGGCGCGGCGGTGGAGATCAGCCGCTTCACCGCGCGCAAGGCGAGCTTCGACGGACCGGCAGCGATCACCAATTTTCTGACCGGCCAGAACGATCACGGCCGTCTCGACATCCTCGGCCGGCAGATGCTGCTGTCCAATGTCGAAGCCATGAAGCTGTGTGACAATCGCGGCGGGAAGGCCGGGCAGCGGCTATTCGCCAAGAATGCGCTGCACCCGCGCAACGTCGCCAAGGTGGTCGAGCGTTCGTCGGCTTTCGCGGAGCGCCTTTGCGCGCATGTCCGCAACGTCGGCGGTGTCGAGGATGGCGATGCGGTGATGCTTGTCGATCTCGGCTACAACGGCACCGTCCAGAACATGATCCAGCCGGTGCTCGAAGAGCGCATGAACCTCACCGTCGCCGGCCGCTACCTGCTGCTGCGCGAAGAAAGCTTCTCCGGTCTCGACAAGAAGGGCTTCTTCGATCAGCGCCACTATGATCATCGCGTGCTCCACGCGCTGTCGGGGCCGATCGCGGTGATCGAGCAGATCTGCACGATCGAGCAGGGCTCGGTCGTCGATTACGCCCCCGACGGCGAAGCACGCCGCAAGGCGTCCGACGTCAAGGGCGGGCAGAACGACACGCGCGACCGCATCCAGGAGGCGTGCGTCGCCTTCGCGGGCGAAGTCGGCGCCGGCTTCCTTACCGCGCCGAAATCGGACGATGCTGAATGCCGCCGCGCGATGGCCGGCGCAATCCTGGCACGGCTGCTGTTCCTGCCGACGGCGTCGGAGGTCGAGCTGTTCCAGCGCTTCCATCACGACGTCAATCTCGGCACGAGCGATCTCGTTCAGATGCTCGACATCGACGCATCGACATCCGGGCTGCGCCGCCGTGGCCCGTCCTATCTCAACGATGCCTATCGCATCTATCTGCCGGGCGAGCTCCAGCCGCACGGCCTGCCGCTCAACCTGGCGCTGTTCAGCGTGCAGCGCTTCGGCATCGATCTTCGCACCAGCGATTTCCAGGTGGGGCAGGTGAGCTTCCCGGCCTTCGTCGCGGACAACAAGAGCCAGACGACGATCCGCGTCTCCGCGCATCCGACGCACGACGGCTATTATCTCGCCACCGTGCCGGTCGGTGCGGGCCGCTTCGCGGTCGGCATCCAGCTCGGCGCTTTGTGCGAATGGGTGCAGATCGACGAGGTCGGTTTCTACCCGGTCGACGGATTCATCCCGCAGAAGGAAGGCGAGCGCGCGACGATGCTCCCCGCCGAGGTGGTACGCGACGGCATGCACGAGCAGGCGTCCGGCCTGTTCCGCTGCGACGCCGGCGCATTGATGCTGACTCCGCCGCCCGCCAAGGTGAGCGAGCCGCATCTCCTCTCCATCGTCTTCCGCCCGCTCGTCTGGCGCGAAGTGGCGGAGATGAAGCAGGCCGCCTGA
- a CDS encoding flagellin: MTVINTNTSALRAQNGGRVAEQSLRVAMERLSTGKRINSSKDDAAGLAIASSMTSQIRGMNQAIRNSNDGISLAQTAEGALNEVTNMLQRIRELAVQSASGTYSDDDRTNLQEEVKALGAQINDIVANTKFNGVTLFGSADGSFAIQTGANSGDQVTISITGLDVSSASGADISSVSGAESALDDVDTALKDVGTVRAGLGAAQSRLESTVNNLTNNVTNLADARSRIEDADFSAETTNLAKAQILSQASTAMLAQANQSQQGVLSLLR, translated from the coding sequence ATGACTGTCATCAACACCAACACCTCTGCCCTCCGCGCGCAGAACGGCGGCCGTGTCGCCGAGCAGTCGCTGCGCGTTGCGATGGAGCGCCTGTCGACCGGCAAGCGCATCAACTCGTCGAAGGACGACGCCGCTGGCCTCGCGATCGCGAGCTCGATGACGTCGCAGATCCGCGGCATGAACCAGGCGATCCGTAACTCGAACGACGGCATCTCCCTGGCGCAGACCGCGGAAGGCGCGCTGAACGAAGTCACCAACATGCTGCAGCGCATCCGCGAGCTGGCCGTCCAGTCGGCTTCGGGCACCTACAGCGACGACGACCGCACCAACCTGCAGGAAGAAGTCAAGGCCCTGGGTGCGCAGATCAACGACATCGTTGCCAACACCAAGTTCAACGGCGTGACGCTGTTCGGCTCGGCCGATGGTTCGTTCGCGATCCAGACGGGTGCCAACTCGGGCGATCAGGTGACCATCTCGATCACCGGCCTCGATGTTTCCAGCGCTTCGGGTGCCGACATTTCGAGCGTCTCCGGCGCCGAATCTGCGCTCGACGACGTCGACACCGCGCTGAAGGATGTCGGCACCGTTCGCGCCGGCCTCGGTGCGGCGCAGAGCCGTCTCGAATCGACGGTGAACAACCTCACCAACAACGTGACCAACCTTGCGGATGCACGTTCGCGGATCGAGGACGCCGACTTCTCGGCGGAGACGACCAACCTCGCCAAGGCCCAGATCCTGAGCCAGGCGTCGACGGCGATGCTCGCCCAGGCGAACCAGAGCCAGCAGGGTGTGCTGAGCCTGCTTCGCTAA